Part of the Henckelia pumila isolate YLH828 chromosome 2, ASM3356847v2, whole genome shotgun sequence genome is shown below.
CAAACAAAAAGAGAGGAGAgatagaaaaaagaaaaaaaaaagaataataagcgaataaataaataatggcAAAGGCCGTTGCTCTCGTCTCTGCGTTCTGCATCATCGCCTTTGCCGCTGCCACCGCCCATGCCCATTCCCAAGAAGTGTTCAAGGTCGAAGGTGACGTCTACTGCGACCCATGCCGACTCCAGTTTCAGACCAAGCTCAGCCAGAAACTCCCAGGTATGCCTCATTATTTATACCTTGTAATATCGTTCCATAGTATATATGCTAAACACGGTGTTCACGAACTTGCAGGTTCTAAGGTGAGATTGGTGTGCACGGACGCAGTAACGAAAGCAGTGACGTACAGCGTGGAGGGTGTAGCCAATGCCGACGGGCACTACAGCCTGTCGGTGACCGGGGATCACGAGAAGGATATCTGTGAAGTGCGCGCGGTTGCATCGCCAAAGAGCGACTGCGCGGAGATCATGAGCGAGGTCGAATCATCGAGAATCATATGCACCCGAAACAGCGGCATTCACACGCCCGTTCGCTTCGCCAACCCGCTTGGATTCATGACCAAGGATATTATTCCCCAATGCCTCGATGTCGTCAAGGACTTGGAATTGTTCTTGGACGCTTAGATTGGGTTCATGGTTTCTTTATTTAGTCATTTTACTTGACAATTTACATGTACACTTCCATTTTGTATCTCTGCTATTTCATCGATATTGTAATCTTCctatcaacaaaataaaatgcaatgacATATAGATATATATCGTTATATTGATCATGCTTGTATTCTTAATTATATGATCAGATCATTAAGAGAAatgttatttataatttatttatgttaataGTATTATAGTACACTGCTTtgcaaaaataaagaaaattagaGTACACTAATTTATAATGTATTACTTATCGAGTATATTAAGGTAGTATTTGGaagagcttttaaaaagcaATTCTCAGCTTTGT
Proteins encoded:
- the LOC140884901 gene encoding anther-specific protein LAT52-like, translating into MAKAVALVSAFCIIAFAAATAHAHSQEVFKVEGDVYCDPCRLQFQTKLSQKLPGSKVRLVCTDAVTKAVTYSVEGVANADGHYSLSVTGDHEKDICEVRAVASPKSDCAEIMSEVESSRIICTRNSGIHTPVRFANPLGFMTKDIIPQCLDVVKDLELFLDA